A window of the Cystobacter fuscus genome harbors these coding sequences:
- a CDS encoding Ig-like domain-containing protein, which yields MRRAPLLSTVLSSCLLALSACGDAPPAPVNPEPGPGTPSVTATSPAGGDEAQLPGALTQVSLTFSGPMDTSKGTLRPSSELVLGAPTWSGNTLTAPVTRIGHDEEHTLTLEGFQDAEGRPVEHTLRFRTGTDRPRPVVTASSIPEGAQDVYPLELYFDHEARRPGIYPRKQLSLRFSVPMRTTDAQVKLENHTDSSIAPRVITGQWRDEGRELLLTLPAPEDGGPGGATLEEKSRYTLDLSALRGAEVGNRLDAAAFLGDGRLDFTTSERDGELEHACTHALANEAEAIQATTGEAPPFGFAPLTDTGHSRYRVTLPGEQQHGYTSLVSKPDQDEHIVLYLDRELAVGAYDGMEFKDVAVKVEAARPVCTGITHVASFAATQGNRDYFLRFGPTPGAVFEFILERHAH from the coding sequence ATGCGTCGCGCGCCCCTTCTGTCCACCGTGCTGTCCTCCTGCCTGCTGGCCCTGTCCGCCTGTGGCGATGCTCCCCCCGCTCCCGTGAATCCGGAGCCAGGGCCGGGGACGCCCTCGGTGACGGCCACCTCGCCCGCCGGTGGCGACGAGGCGCAGCTCCCTGGTGCCCTTACCCAGGTGTCCCTCACCTTCAGCGGGCCCATGGACACGTCCAAGGGGACGCTGCGGCCCTCCTCGGAGCTGGTGCTCGGCGCGCCCACCTGGTCCGGCAATACGCTCACCGCGCCCGTCACCCGCATCGGCCATGACGAGGAGCACACCCTCACGCTCGAGGGTTTCCAGGATGCCGAGGGCCGGCCCGTGGAGCACACGCTGCGCTTCCGCACCGGGACGGATCGCCCGCGACCGGTCGTCACCGCCTCCAGCATCCCGGAGGGCGCCCAGGACGTGTATCCCCTGGAGCTGTACTTCGACCACGAGGCGCGCCGTCCGGGCATCTACCCACGCAAGCAACTGTCGCTGCGCTTCAGCGTCCCCATGCGCACCACCGACGCCCAGGTGAAGCTGGAGAACCACACGGACTCGAGCATCGCGCCGCGCGTCATCACCGGCCAGTGGCGCGACGAGGGCCGTGAGTTGTTGCTCACCCTGCCCGCGCCCGAGGACGGCGGCCCCGGTGGTGCCACCCTGGAGGAGAAGTCCCGCTACACCCTGGACCTGTCCGCCCTGCGCGGCGCCGAGGTGGGCAACCGGCTCGACGCCGCGGCGTTCCTCGGGGATGGCCGGTTGGACTTCACGACCTCCGAGCGGGATGGAGAGCTGGAGCACGCCTGCACCCACGCGCTCGCGAACGAGGCGGAGGCGATCCAGGCCACGACGGGCGAGGCGCCCCCGTTCGGCTTCGCTCCCCTCACCGACACGGGCCACTCGCGCTACCGCGTCACGCTGCCCGGCGAGCAGCAACACGGCTACACCTCGCTCGTCTCGAAGCCGGATCAGGACGAACACATCGTGCTCTACCTCGACCGGGAGCTCGCCGTGGGCGCCTATGACGGCATGGAGTTCAAGGACGTCGCCGTGAAGGTCGAGGCCGCCCGACCCGTCTGCACGGGCATCACCCACGTGGCCTCGTTCGCCGCCACCCAGGGCAACCGCGACTACTTCCTGCGCTTCGGGCCCACGCCGGGCGCGGTGTTCGAGTTCATCCTCGAGCGCCACGCCCACTAG
- a CDS encoding AAA family ATPase translates to MYLHELTVANLKLLRDMKIPFLHEGQPRAWTVFVGKNGLCKTSLLRAIALAATGPERGNQLGTSYITTMPDKRREEAQVTIEATFGFSERHHEAREYPGLDEKPPHPPLLESKLTTSTRLGVLRGSSQFVDASTRLPLSQGTQKGIDPLQEARAAGLKLWFVAGYGVSRNIPQPLSTASRVYVPVLDRLQSLFDGLPLIATDFVSRFDAETARAFGAELKKAFVEHELLPAVDDFLLMGRGGISDSKTFVEANRFAMRLPSGEEIRIPALWMSQGYQSTIAWVVDLVAQVWSEAGEPIPLKDIEGLVLIDEIDLHIHPTWQRGLVRSLRHALPRVQFVATTHSPMVLPGLEPHEIFILEAEQDGSVRWAQSTQQPRLLSGGEIYERFFDIRSVYPEEHAQKLHRYLRLAADAYRSDEEEGEMAGLLKWLQNERVPVAYDPVPRRQA, encoded by the coding sequence ATGTATCTGCACGAGCTGACAGTCGCGAACCTCAAGTTGCTCCGCGACATGAAGATCCCATTCCTGCACGAGGGGCAGCCACGCGCCTGGACGGTGTTCGTTGGCAAGAATGGTCTCTGCAAGACGTCGCTCTTGAGGGCAATCGCCCTCGCGGCCACCGGCCCCGAACGTGGCAACCAGCTTGGGACCTCGTACATCACCACCATGCCGGACAAACGGCGCGAGGAGGCGCAGGTCACCATCGAAGCCACCTTCGGCTTCAGTGAACGCCACCACGAGGCTCGCGAGTATCCCGGCCTGGACGAGAAACCGCCGCACCCGCCACTTCTCGAAAGCAAGCTCACGACTTCCACACGGCTCGGAGTCCTGCGTGGCAGTTCCCAATTCGTGGATGCATCGACGAGGCTCCCGCTGTCACAGGGAACGCAGAAGGGTATCGATCCACTTCAGGAGGCCAGAGCGGCCGGATTGAAACTGTGGTTTGTCGCGGGGTATGGCGTGAGCCGCAACATTCCTCAGCCACTGAGCACCGCGTCACGTGTCTATGTTCCGGTACTGGATCGGTTGCAGTCGCTGTTCGATGGCCTGCCGCTCATCGCCACGGACTTCGTGAGCCGATTCGATGCCGAGACGGCCCGTGCATTCGGTGCCGAACTCAAGAAGGCCTTCGTCGAGCATGAACTGCTGCCCGCTGTCGACGACTTCCTGTTGATGGGCAGAGGAGGCATCAGTGACTCGAAGACCTTCGTCGAAGCGAACCGCTTCGCGATGCGGCTTCCTTCGGGTGAGGAAATCAGGATTCCCGCGCTCTGGATGTCCCAGGGATACCAATCCACGATCGCGTGGGTCGTGGACCTCGTCGCACAGGTCTGGAGCGAGGCCGGCGAACCCATTCCATTGAAGGACATCGAGGGGCTCGTCCTCATTGACGAGATCGATCTCCACATCCACCCCACCTGGCAGCGAGGGCTCGTCCGCTCGCTCCGGCACGCGCTCCCGCGCGTTCAATTCGTCGCGACAACCCACTCCCCCATGGTGCTCCCCGGACTGGAGCCACATGAGATCTTCATCCTGGAGGCGGAGCAGGATGGAAGCGTGCGGTGGGCTCAATCGACGCAACAGCCCCGCCTGCTCTCTGGAGGGGAAATCTACGAACGCTTCTTCGACATCCGGTCGGTCTACCCAGAGGAACACGCGCAGAAATTGCACCGCTACCTTCGGCTCGCCGCCGACGCCTACCGGAGTGACGAGGAAGAAGGTGAGATGGCCGGACTTCTGAAGTGGCTCCAGAACGAGCGTGTCCCCGTCGCCTACGACCCGGTCCCCCGGAGGCAAGCATGA
- a CDS encoding TonB family protein: MWTSCLLFCLLGAVAAPPVTPPVAVEIAPPVLPAGESAPTAPVVVLLRLTIDEEGEVSRVDVRESAGLAFDRSAMAAALRWRFQPARQGDVAVEVQADVPVTFEPPPAPPPEPPVESPAVSEPEQTPPPAEPMPAEPPPTESAESEKPAFATTVRGKAAAPPPAAVGDFQISVGQLADVPRHSASDLMLLAPGVMLANHGGEGHAETIFIRGFDAGEGKDVELRLEGVPLNEVSHAHGHGYADTYFIIPELVDSLRVTEGPYDPSQGDFGVAGTVEYQLGLKRRGLTASASTGSYASRRLALVYGPPESSEANFVGLLVRQGPGFGPNRAYANAGVMAQMELRLGDETRLRLLGSSYAARFSSAGVVRETDVVDGRMPCAADADSQFFCLYDPNQGGAAQRHLVSAELRSRLSGGGRFVQQGFVVMRQMRIRENFTGFLNDVPPIGESQRGDATEQTYRGVTVGLRGRYTPGVRLGDQPLPLELGYIARFDDVLTRSRRLRAQGGAPYGTLFDNQVRTTNVGAYASLRHAPLSWLTLRGGVRLDTFLFAVEDQNRPASDRQGPRIPEESIEAYGFFASPRATAEVRLSPQLTWLTSAGLGARSSDAAALSDAELAPYARVTAVETGLGWRLGGEGQPYEFEARGAVFTTRVSQDLVFDETAGRNQPVGPSQRLGAFATSRFTLLDRLDVQGSLAWAHATLPAPGAPSWKVWEGTVMPYIPQLIGRVDASLRGQLDVGTFPVSWMLALGHSAIGPKPLPLERFSEPIFLFDVAASARWKALELGVSVENLLDARWREAEFNYVSNFRGPDAPASLMATRHFSAGAPRTVLATLTVHLDLQEAVP, encoded by the coding sequence ATGTGGACCTCCTGTCTGTTGTTCTGCCTCCTGGGGGCCGTGGCCGCGCCGCCCGTGACCCCGCCCGTCGCGGTGGAGATCGCGCCTCCCGTGCTGCCCGCCGGGGAGTCCGCGCCGACGGCGCCCGTCGTGGTGCTCCTGCGCCTGACCATCGACGAGGAGGGCGAGGTGTCGCGCGTGGACGTGCGCGAGTCGGCGGGGCTCGCGTTCGATCGCTCCGCCATGGCCGCCGCCTTGCGCTGGCGCTTCCAGCCCGCGAGGCAGGGAGACGTGGCCGTGGAGGTGCAGGCCGATGTGCCCGTCACCTTCGAGCCCCCTCCCGCGCCGCCGCCGGAGCCGCCCGTGGAGTCTCCCGCCGTGAGCGAACCCGAGCAGACGCCGCCCCCGGCCGAGCCGATGCCCGCCGAGCCGCCACCCACTGAATCCGCCGAGTCGGAGAAGCCCGCGTTCGCCACCACGGTGCGGGGCAAGGCCGCCGCGCCGCCGCCGGCCGCGGTGGGAGACTTTCAAATCTCCGTGGGCCAGCTCGCCGACGTGCCTCGCCACTCCGCGTCGGATCTGATGTTGCTGGCCCCGGGCGTCATGCTCGCCAACCACGGGGGCGAGGGCCACGCGGAGACCATCTTCATCCGGGGCTTCGACGCGGGCGAGGGCAAGGACGTGGAGCTGCGCCTGGAGGGCGTGCCCCTCAACGAGGTGTCGCACGCGCACGGCCATGGCTACGCGGACACCTACTTCATCATCCCCGAGCTGGTGGACTCGCTGCGCGTCACCGAGGGGCCCTATGACCCGTCCCAGGGCGACTTCGGCGTGGCGGGCACGGTGGAGTACCAGCTCGGCTTGAAGCGCCGGGGCCTCACCGCCTCGGCGAGCACGGGCAGCTATGCCTCGCGCCGGCTGGCGTTGGTGTACGGCCCTCCGGAGTCGAGCGAGGCCAACTTCGTGGGGCTGCTCGTGCGCCAGGGGCCCGGCTTCGGTCCCAACCGCGCCTATGCCAACGCGGGGGTGATGGCCCAGATGGAGCTGCGTCTGGGCGACGAGACGCGGCTGCGGCTGTTGGGGTCGAGCTACGCGGCGCGCTTCTCCTCGGCGGGCGTGGTGCGGGAGACGGACGTGGTGGACGGGCGCATGCCGTGCGCGGCCGACGCGGACTCGCAGTTCTTCTGTCTCTATGATCCGAACCAGGGTGGGGCGGCGCAGCGGCACCTGGTGTCCGCGGAGCTGCGCTCGCGGCTGAGCGGGGGCGGGCGCTTCGTGCAGCAGGGCTTCGTGGTGATGCGGCAGATGCGCATCCGGGAGAACTTCACCGGCTTCCTCAACGACGTGCCGCCCATCGGCGAGTCCCAGCGGGGCGATGCCACCGAGCAGACCTATCGCGGCGTCACCGTGGGCCTGCGCGGCCGCTACACGCCGGGCGTGCGCCTGGGCGATCAGCCCCTGCCGCTGGAGCTGGGCTACATCGCGCGCTTCGACGACGTCCTCACGCGCTCGCGGCGGCTGCGCGCGCAGGGAGGCGCTCCCTACGGCACCCTCTTCGACAACCAGGTACGCACCACGAACGTGGGGGCCTACGCCTCGCTGCGGCACGCGCCGTTGTCCTGGCTCACCCTGCGCGGCGGGGTGCGGCTGGACACCTTCCTCTTCGCCGTGGAGGACCAGAACCGGCCCGCCTCGGACCGGCAGGGACCGCGCATCCCCGAGGAGTCCATCGAGGCGTATGGCTTCTTCGCGAGTCCCCGTGCCACCGCCGAGGTGCGGCTGTCCCCCCAGCTCACCTGGCTCACCAGCGCGGGCCTGGGGGCGCGCTCCAGTGACGCGGCGGCCCTGTCCGACGCGGAGCTCGCTCCCTATGCGCGCGTGACGGCCGTGGAGACGGGCCTGGGTTGGCGGCTCGGGGGCGAGGGCCAGCCCTATGAGTTCGAGGCGCGCGGCGCCGTGTTCACCACGCGCGTGTCGCAAGACCTGGTCTTCGACGAGACGGCGGGCCGCAACCAGCCCGTGGGTCCCTCCCAGCGCCTGGGGGCCTTCGCCACCTCGCGCTTCACCCTGCTCGATCGCCTGGACGTGCAGGGCAGTCTGGCCTGGGCCCACGCGACGCTGCCGGCCCCCGGCGCCCCGTCCTGGAAGGTCTGGGAGGGCACGGTGATGCCCTACATCCCCCAGCTCATCGGGCGGGTGGATGCGTCGCTGCGAGGCCAGCTCGACGTGGGCACCTTCCCGGTGAGCTGGATGCTCGCGCTGGGCCATAGCGCCATCGGCCCCAAGCCGCTGCCGCTCGAGCGCTTCAGCGAGCCCATCTTCCTCTTCGACGTGGCGGCGAGCGCCCGGTGGAAGGCGCTGGAGCTGGGTGTGTCGGTGGAGAACCTGCTCGACGCGCGTTGGCGCGAGGCCGAGTTCAACTACGTCTCCAACTTCCGCGGCCCGGATGCTCCGGCCTCGTTGATGGCCACGCGCCACTTCTCCGCGGGAGCACCCCGCACCGTGCTCGCCACCCTCACCGTTCATCTGGACCTGCAGGAGGCCGTGCCATGA